A stretch of the Theropithecus gelada isolate Dixy chromosome 7a, Tgel_1.0, whole genome shotgun sequence genome encodes the following:
- the LOC112628027 gene encoding golgin subfamily A member 6-like protein 1, whose product MTSDADAAQWKNYAAQPRELYSLESLLEDLEKKASHQHQDALRRELEAQVHTIRILTCEKAELQTALYYSQRAVQQLQGESRHLVGRLHDSWNFARDLERDLSAVATQKKKADRYIEELTKERDALSLELYRNTITDDELKEKNAELQEKLRLVESEKSEIQLNVKELERKLEKAKLLLPQQQLQEEADHLGKELQSVSAKLQAQVEENQLWNRLYQQQEEKMWRQEEKIQEQEKNIREQEEKIREQEEKRQEQEEKMWRQEEKIREQEEKIHEQEEKIREQEKRRQEQEEKIWRQEEKIREQEEKMHDQEEKIREQEKKMHKQEEKIPEQEEKRQEQEEKMWRQEKKIREQEKKMHEQEEKIGEQEEKMHKQEEKIREEEKKRQEQEEKMWRQEEKIREQEEIWRQEEKMHEQEEKTQEKEEKRREQEEKMWKQEEKMHKQEEKIREQEKKRQEQEEKMWRQEEKIREQEEKMHEQEEKIREQEEKLHKQEEKIREQEKKRQEQEEKMWRQEEKIREQEEKMHEQEEKLREQEEKIWRQEEKIREQKEIIREQDEVMREQEEKMCEQEEKMREKEEKMQRQEEKIREQETRLWQQEEKMQKQEEHLEAAIYRAHDKKAKTINM is encoded by the exons GAAAAGAAGGCAAGCCACCAACATCAGGATGCCCTAAGGAGGGAGCTAGAG GCCCAGGTTCATACCATACGAATCCTCACATGTGAGAAAGCTGAGCTGCAGACGGCACTCTATTACAGCCAGCGTGCTGTCCAGCAGTTGCAAG GAGAGTCCAGGCATCTGGTCGGCCGCCTGCATGATTCATGGAATTTTGCAAGAGATTTAGAGCGGGATCTCTCTGCTGTTGCTACACAGAAGAAGAAGGCTGACAGG TACATCGAGGAGTTAACAAAGGAGAGGGATGCCCTGAGTCTGGAACTGTACAGGAACAC CATAACCGATGATGAGCTGAAGGAGAAAAATGCCGAACTACAAGAAAAACTTCGacttgtagaatctgagaagtcTGAGATCCAGCTCAATGTAAAGGAGCTAGAAAGGAAGCTGGAGAAGGCCAAGCTCCTGCTGCCACAG cagcagctgcaggaggAGGCTGACCACCTGGGTAAGGAGCTGCAGAGTGTGTCCGCGAAGCTCCAAGCCCAGGTGGAAGAGAACCAGTTGTGGAACCGCCTGTACCAGCAACAGGAAGAGAAGAtgtggaggcaggaagagaagatACAGGAGCAGGAAAAGAATAtacgggagcaggaggagaagatacgggagcaggaagagaagaggcaggagcaggaggagaagatgtggaggcaggaggagaagatacgggagcaggaggagaagatacatgagcaggaggagaagatacgGGAGCAggagaagaggaggcaggagcAGGAAGAGAAGATTTGGAGGCAAGAGGAGAAGAtacgggagcaggaggagaagatgcatGATCAGGAAGAGAAGATAAGGGAACAGGAGAAGAAGATGCacaagcaggaggagaagataccagagcaggaggagaagaggcaggagcaggaggagaagatgtggaggcaggagaagaagatacgggagcaggagaagaagatgcatgagcaggaggagaagatagGGGAACAGGAGGAGAAGATGCacaagcaggaggagaagatacgggaggaggagaagaagaggcaggagcaggaagagaagatgtggaggcaggaagagaagatacgggagcaggagg agatttggaggcaggaggagaagatgcatgagcaggaggagaagacacaggagaaggaggagaagaggcgggagcaggaagagaagatgtggaagcag gaggagaagatgcacaagcaggaggagaagatacgggagcaggagaagaagaggcaggagcaggaggagaagatgtggaggcaggaggagaagatacgggagcaggaggagaagatgcatgagcaggaggagaagataagggagcaggaggagaagttgcacaagcaggaggagaagatacgggagcaggagaagaagaggcaggagcaggaagagaagatgtggaggcaggaggagaagatacgggagcaggaggaaaagatgcacga gcaggaggagaagctacgggagcaggaggagaagatatggaggcaggaggagaagatacGGGAGCAGAAGGAGATAATACGGGAGCAGGATGAGGTGAtgcgggagcaggaggagaagatgtgtga gcaggaggagaagatgcgggagaaggaggagaagatgcagaggcaggaggagaagatacGGGAGCAGGAAACGAGGCTGTggcagcaggaggagaagatgcagaagcaggag GAGCACCTGGAAGCTGCCATCTACCGAGCACATGACAAGAAGGcaaaaacaataaacatgtaa